A region of Spiroplasma endosymbiont of Crioceris asparagi DNA encodes the following proteins:
- a CDS encoding PTS lactose/cellobiose transporter subunit IIA gives MNWEEISFGIITASKSASTLAFEAIGEAKKNNIEKANEILKNAHSELDMARKFHQDVVAKEANNERVEYNVLYIHAEDQISNTETILLLANEIINLWETKK, from the coding sequence ATGAATTGGGAAGAAATATCATTTGGAATTATTACTGCTTCAAAATCAGCTAGTACATTAGCTTTTGAAGCAATTGGTGAGGCTAAAAAAAACAATATTGAAAAAGCAAATGAAATATTAAAGAATGCACATTCAGAATTAGACATGGCAAGAAAATTTCATCAAGATGTTGTTGCAAAAGAAGCAAACAATGAAAGGGTGGAGTATAATGTTTTATATATCCATGCTGAAGATCAAATATCAAATACAGAAACAATATTATTGTTAGCAAATGAAATTATTAATTTATGAGAAACTAAAAAATAA
- the thrS gene encoding threonine--tRNA ligase, with the protein MKILLLDGKNLEFKAPISVIEIAKTISTSLGKVCLGGIVNEKIVPANFLISQDAKLEIITDKSELKNEIKKYSAKILIQCAIKNLYQNSIISSMYETKKDDMETGASFLLKDRIKIENLKDVQKEINKLLKSGTKIEFVSNDLNKYKKELNDFYNNKEYVDFILQEAKNNLFSVAKYNNYYFVATYAYLENPVNLKQIELINLTGEYWLGDANNEMLQKIHALCGSAEEIKNIKAEIELREQSDHRLIGKQLDIFTINPLIGQGLPIWLPNGTIIKEQIKNYLKAKEFEYDFVQVDTPNIGTSELYKISGHWDHYKDDMFAPMDLPKEQCVLRPMACPHHIQVFKYKPRTYKELPLRIAEHASLYRYEASGALVGLERVRSMELTDSHIFARPDQIKQEFKHCYKLIKEVLDTFKIDISYLSLSLRDPKDKEKYYQDEAMWNDAEKQLEEVLNELGINYKKMIGEAAFYGPKLDIQAKTMLGHEITVSTIQLDFLLPKKFDVNYIGKNHNLERAVMIHRGLIGTYERFISILLEQTKGVLPLWLAPVQVQIIPVSEDFNEYAVAIRNELKVQGIRTFIDNRDERLSYKIREAQIKKVPYQVILGEKELKSQNVAYRLYGEKNTNELSVKEFIKQLQANINLKK; encoded by the coding sequence ATGAAAATATTATTATTAGATGGAAAAAATTTAGAATTTAAAGCACCCATTTCAGTAATTGAAATAGCAAAAACAATTTCTACTAGTTTGGGAAAAGTTTGTTTGGGGGGAATTGTTAATGAAAAGATTGTGCCTGCAAATTTTCTAATTTCACAGGATGCAAAATTAGAAATAATTACTGATAAATCAGAATTAAAAAATGAAATTAAAAAATACTCAGCAAAAATTTTGATTCAATGCGCAATTAAAAATTTATATCAAAACTCGATAATTTCTTCGATGTATGAAACAAAAAAAGATGATATGGAAACTGGTGCATCTTTTTTATTAAAAGATAGAATTAAAATTGAAAATCTAAAAGATGTGCAAAAAGAAATTAATAAATTATTAAAATCAGGTACAAAAATTGAGTTTGTATCAAATGATTTAAATAAATATAAAAAAGAATTAAATGACTTTTATAACAATAAAGAGTATGTTGATTTTATTTTACAAGAAGCTAAAAACAATCTATTTTCAGTTGCAAAATATAATAACTATTACTTTGTAGCAACATATGCTTATCTAGAAAATCCAGTTAACTTAAAACAAATTGAATTAATAAATTTAACAGGTGAATATTGACTTGGTGATGCAAACAATGAAATGTTACAAAAAATTCATGCTCTTTGTGGGAGTGCTGAAGAAATTAAAAATATTAAAGCAGAAATTGAATTAAGAGAGCAATCTGATCATAGACTAATTGGTAAACAATTAGATATTTTTACTATCAATCCACTAATTGGTCAAGGGTTGCCAATTTGGTTACCAAATGGAACAATAATTAAAGAACAAATTAAAAATTATTTAAAAGCAAAAGAATTTGAATATGACTTTGTACAAGTTGATACACCAAATATTGGAACCTCAGAACTTTATAAAATTTCTGGACATTGAGATCATTACAAAGACGACATGTTTGCTCCAATGGATTTACCAAAAGAACAATGTGTTTTAAGACCGATGGCTTGCCCACACCACATTCAAGTATTTAAATATAAACCAAGAACATATAAAGAATTACCTTTAAGAATTGCAGAACATGCTTCATTATATCGTTATGAAGCATCGGGTGCATTAGTTGGTTTAGAACGTGTTAGATCAATGGAATTAACTGATTCACATATTTTTGCTAGACCAGATCAAATTAAACAAGAGTTTAAACATTGTTATAAATTAATAAAAGAAGTTTTAGATACTTTTAAAATTGATATTAGTTATTTATCTTTATCTTTAAGAGACCCAAAAGACAAAGAAAAATATTATCAAGATGAAGCAATGTGAAATGATGCTGAAAAACAATTAGAAGAAGTTTTAAATGAATTAGGAATTAATTACAAAAAAATGATTGGAGAAGCAGCTTTTTATGGACCCAAATTAGACATTCAAGCAAAAACTATGTTAGGTCACGAAATTACTGTTTCAACAATTCAACTAGATTTCTTATTACCTAAAAAATTTGATGTAAATTATATTGGTAAAAATCATAATCTTGAAAGAGCTGTTATGATTCATAGAGGATTAATAGGAACTTATGAAAGATTTATTTCAATCTTGCTAGAACAAACTAAAGGTGTACTTCCTTTATGACTTGCACCAGTTCAAGTCCAAATTATTCCGGTAAGTGAAGATTTTAATGAATATGCTGTAGCTATAAGAAATGAATTAAAAGTTCAAGGAATTAGAACATTTATTGATAATCGCGATGAAAGACTTAGTTATAAAATAAGAGAAGCACAAATTAAGAAAGTTCCTTATCAAGTGATATTGGGCGAAAAAGAATTGAAATCACAAAATGTAGCATATCGTTTGTATGGTGAAAAAAATACAAATGAATTATCTGTTAAAGAGTTTATTAAACAATTACAAGCAAATATTAATTTAAAAAAATAA
- a CDS encoding ABC transporter ATP-binding protein — protein MTRKKFDSVRAFKFSKMWDGFMMVKDIMKDHKFLFFMYVFVCFAEVLTLAITPFTIKSLVDSLNTLNSNGGKTFFGTALNWKEWIYVNLAVYGMTVILEFFLDYIGFRSQKIIEVGLRMQALVNLVEIDMSYYSKNRLGETMAKIMGDSNAGAETFMNFIVNFVYTVFLNIFLIASLFLIDVELAAFVTGIFFVLFIITWLVFIYYRRSLIVAMETRLNVDSIMTDKIVNVRLIKATGNENEEVKNFHKLHDYWGKKVNTTIWYGSFINVISVLAGTAIPTLSIAFIVIFRKDDPNVQIASLITSFLMISMMMAWSIQQLPITIRSLTRFCNCCLRLKQIIDPKSILDFTKAKKPIDEIEEIKLEDITFVYPEDDGQKTIIENFNFTFKKGKSYAFVGESGIGKSTISKLLLRLYDPYKGVVKVNGIDLKEIDLSHYLQHVGYVDQEPQILFGTVLENLTYSIKDWTMEQVIEAAKKASFHEFVLKLSDGYDTILGERGFMLSGGQKQRLIIARMFLKNPSLIILDEATSALDNVVEKEIQKSLDELSKGRMTVAIAHRLSTIKNVDEILVLGRNKNIIERGSFTELIKLDGQFAKLYRLGMV, from the coding sequence GTGACTAGAAAAAAATTTGACAGTGTAAGAGCATTTAAATTCAGCAAAATGTGAGATGGTTTCATGATGGTTAAAGACATTATGAAAGATCACAAATTTTTGTTTTTCATGTATGTTTTTGTTTGCTTTGCAGAAGTATTAACTTTAGCCATAACACCGTTTACAATTAAAAGTTTAGTTGACTCTTTAAACACCCTAAATTCAAATGGTGGTAAAACATTTTTTGGAACAGCACTTAATTGAAAAGAATGAATTTATGTTAATTTAGCGGTTTATGGAATGACCGTAATTTTAGAGTTTTTTTTAGATTATATTGGATTTAGATCACAAAAAATTATTGAAGTAGGATTAAGAATGCAAGCACTTGTTAACCTAGTTGAAATTGATATGAGTTATTATTCAAAAAACCGTCTAGGTGAAACAATGGCAAAAATTATGGGTGATTCTAATGCTGGAGCCGAAACATTTATGAACTTTATTGTTAACTTTGTTTATACAGTTTTCTTAAACATTTTCTTAATCGCAAGTTTATTTTTAATTGATGTAGAATTAGCAGCATTTGTAACAGGAATATTTTTTGTATTATTTATTATTACTTGATTAGTGTTTATTTATTATCGAAGAAGTTTGATTGTTGCTATGGAAACAAGATTAAATGTTGATTCGATCATGACTGATAAAATTGTTAATGTTAGATTAATCAAAGCTACAGGAAATGAAAATGAAGAAGTTAAAAATTTTCATAAACTTCATGATTATTGAGGTAAAAAAGTAAATACAACAATATGATATGGATCATTTATTAATGTAATTTCAGTTTTAGCTGGAACTGCAATACCAACATTGTCAATTGCTTTTATTGTTATTTTTAGAAAAGATGACCCAAATGTACAAATTGCTTCATTAATTACTTCATTTTTAATGATTTCAATGATGATGGCATGATCAATTCAACAACTTCCAATCACAATTCGAAGTTTAACGAGATTTTGTAATTGTTGTCTTCGTTTAAAACAAATCATTGATCCTAAGTCAATATTAGATTTTACAAAAGCTAAAAAACCAATTGATGAAATAGAAGAAATCAAACTTGAAGATATTACATTTGTTTATCCTGAAGATGATGGTCAAAAAACAATTATCGAAAATTTTAATTTCACTTTTAAAAAAGGAAAATCATATGCTTTTGTTGGAGAATCAGGTATAGGAAAATCAACTATTTCTAAGTTGTTATTAAGACTATATGATCCTTACAAAGGTGTTGTAAAAGTTAATGGTATTGATTTAAAAGAAATTGATTTATCACATTACTTACAACATGTTGGATATGTTGACCAAGAACCACAAATTTTATTTGGAACAGTTTTAGAAAATTTAACATACTCAATTAAAGACTGAACAATGGAACAAGTTATTGAGGCTGCAAAAAAAGCTTCATTTCATGAGTTTGTTTTAAAACTATCTGATGGTTATGACACCATTTTGGGTGAACGCGGATTTATGTTGAGTGGTGGACAAAAACAGAGATTAATTATTGCGAGAATGTTTTTAAAAAATCCTTCATTAATAATTCTTGATGAAGCAACTTCTGCTTTAGATAATGTTGTTGAAAAAGAAATTCAAAAATCTTTAGATGAACTTTCAAAAGGAAGAATGACGGTTGCAATTGCTCATAGATTGAGTACAATTAAAAATGTTGATGAAATTTTAGTTTTAGGAAGAAACAAAAATATTATTGAAAGAGGAAGTTTTACAGAGTTAATCAAACTGGATGGTCAGTTTGCAAAACTATATAGACTAGGAATGGTCTAG